From the genome of Pieris rapae chromosome 5, ilPieRapa1.1, whole genome shotgun sequence, one region includes:
- the LOC111001017 gene encoding geranylgeranyl pyrophosphate synthase-like, with protein sequence MSGEDNVPDLEEEMLLPYFHVIKVESKGIRNRIAEAFNHWLKIPNEKMKEIIDIMAMCHNGTLILDDIQDDIDVRRGIPSAHCVYGVPMASNSAIHVIVLAMHRCSKLGLEALTVFNEEALEIVRGQGKEIYWRDTFVCPTEAEYKKMTEQKTGGMLNIAVRLMQIFSENTNNYTDLGKKLGYYFQLIDDYCNIGEPEKLEERPSDKVLPDYYMDLTEGKFTIPIIHALRTGKREAVLSILKQRPTNLDLKRYFVSLLEDLGSLEYTRKIIRDLEAHLRSEIRRLGGNPLMDAVLDQYSV encoded by the exons atGTCTGGAGAAGATAACGTTCCTGATTTGGAAGAG GAAATGCTCCTACCCTACTTCCATGTAATAAAAGTGGAGAGTAAAGGAATAAGAAACCGAATAGCAGAGGCCTTTAACCATTGGCTCAAGATTCCTAATGAGAAGATGAAAGAGATTATTGATATCATGGCCATGTGCCATAATGGTACACTTAT TTTAGACGACATACAAGATGACATAGATGTTAGGCGTGGAATTCCCTCAGCCCATTGCGTTTATGGAGTACCCATGGCTTCGAATTCTGCCATTCATGTCATTGTCCTGGCTATGCACAGGTGCTCTAAGTTGGGTCTagag GCACTAACAGTGTTTAATGAAGAAGCACTCGAAATAGTGAGGGGTCAAGGTAAAGAAATCTATTGGAGAGACACGTTCGTCTGCCCCACAGAAGCTGAGTATAAGAAGATGACAGAACAAA AAACAGGAGGAATGCTGAACATAGCTGTGAGACTGATGCAGATCTTCAGTGagaatactaataattatacgGATTTAGGGAAGAAGCTCGGATACTACTTTCAATTAATTGATGATTACTGCAATATTGGAGAACCTGAG aAGTTAGAGGAACGTCCTTCTGATAAG gtGTTGCCAGATTATTATATGGATTTGACAGAAGGAAAGTTTACAATACCTATCATACACGCACTGAGAACCGGTAAAAGAGAGGCTGTTTTAA GTATACTTAAGCAGAGACCAACTAATTTAGACTTAAAACGTTACTTCGTGTCTCTTTTGGAGGATCTCGGCAGTTTGGAGTACACAAGAAAGATTATTCGGGACTTGGAAGCCCATTTGCGGAGTGaa ATTCGTCGTCTCGGTGGTAACCCACTTATGGATGCAGTGCTGGACCAATATAGTGTTTAA
- the LOC111001022 gene encoding DDB1- and CUL4-associated factor 12: MAQTVRRPIEARYPSCYIPSRIKERRAKARALRLEQQRKPEKPEDFVCYSDSDSEEETPTEQHKTLCTSYNFVDYVRSREIQAPEPRSVDQSFATRHMLTHDMLRETPVNLGTVNKVFCSQWLSDRQIVFGTKCNKLLVYDVRSRSLDAIPTLRPRTPWPGAEYQTGIHALQINPSRTLLATGARNSCELAIYRLPTLDPVCVGEAHKDWILDMCWLDDEFLVTGSRDSKLALWRAPDSPITQATPHHDYIAPLVTRECKAGQKVRALTFNRRWREIAALTLNGYIHVFNAATFRQTLSRKLPSCQDLVCLATQESGIYAIGCKSYTLLLDCRTLQSVKKITSRYNGCGIRSATFRGDLLTIGTGLGLLMFYDLRAGKYLESNIHSTKTVALRASRGYVFPDEGMDGYQQVKYVPAIYTHCYDDSGTRIFTAGGPLPAPLIGNYAGIWQ; encoded by the exons ATGGCGCAAACAGTAAGACGTCCCATCGAAGCAAGGTATCCATCTTGCTATATACCAAGCCGAATAAAAGAAAGAAGAGCAAAAGCAAGGGCGCTCAg ATTGGAACAACAACGTAAACCTGAAAAGCCTGAAGATTTTGTATGCTACTCAGATAGTGATAGTGAAGAAGAAACCCCTACTGAGCAACATAAAACACTTTGCACATCATATAACTTTGTTGACTATGTGCGTTCAAGAGAAATACAAGCTCCTGAG CCTCGATCGGTAGATCAGTCATTTGCGACGCGCCATATGCTCACGCACGATATGTTGCGTGAGACGCCAGTCAACCTTGGCACAGTCAACAAAGTGTTCTGCTCACAGTGGCTCTCAGATAGACAGATTGTATTTGGGACTAAGTGCAATAAATTGCTTGTGTATGATGTGCGATCTCGTTCACTTGACGCCATTCCGACGCTCCGTCCTCGCACACCTTGGCCCGGTGCTGAATATCAAACTGGGATACACGCGCTACAAATTAACCCATCTAGAACACTGTTAGCTACTGGTGCGCGAAACTCATGCGAATTAGCGATCTATCGATTACCCACTTTGGATCCTGTGTGTGTTGGAGAGGCTCATAAAGACTGg ATCCTTGACATGTGTTGGTTAGATGATGAGTTCTTAGTAACAGGGTCTCGAGATTCCAAACTTGCATTGTGGCGGGCACCTGATTCGCCAATTACTCAAGCTACCCCTCACCATGATTATATAGCACCACTTGTTACTAGGGAATGTAAGGCTG GTCAGAAGGTCCGGGCGCTAACCTTCAACCGTCGTTGGCGCGAGATCGCAGCGTTGACCCTCAACGGGTACATCCATGTGTTCAATGCAGCGACCTTCAGACAAACTCTTTCACGAAAGTTACCCTCTTGTCAGGACCTCGTTTGCCTTGCCACACAA gaAAGCGGTATATACGCAATCGGTTGTAAGTCGTATACGTTACTTCTGGATTGCCGGACTCTACAGTCTGTTAAGAAGATAACGTCTCGTTACAATGGTTGTGGGATACGATCAGCGACATTCCGCGGAGACCTACTCACTATTGGTACTGGACTCG GTCTGCTCATGTTCTACGACCTTAGAGCCGGAAAATACCTCGAGAGCAATATACATTCAACAAAAACTGTAGCACTAAGGGCTTCCAGAGGCTATGTGTTCCCGGACGAAGGAATGGATGGGTACCAACAAGTGAAATATGTACCGGCCATTTATACCCATTGTTATGATGATAGTGGTACGAGAATATTCACAGCCGGTGGGCCTTTACCTGCCCCTCTAATAGGGAACTATGCTGGCAtatggcaataa
- the LOC111001023 gene encoding U11/U12 small nuclear ribonucleoprotein 59 kDa protein-like has translation MAYNQNFYNNLQENNFTFQRHYPMSFPIPPPPAFYPCNAQISQISDQDFLKTFEKNLNESLPKVKPNITITKLKSKLMSLLTSHRELTEQYEKLSKNIDNFTNIEWTSVMSDVACKKEEIKKRIEEFNGSYMEEARKYLAKRTAKRQRLKRLNNKRKQQKLEWFKEMKEKSSKIDENLQKIKDYNLKEKKKEEAKLNADLILRDVQRKKNDAKKCINKLEALLKLRQARQNTAKGMGHNISEADTIVFEKNIEKLKSLWTQRLDIYNKEEITLQSQLTSTKDEPLNETAKNIDNILDEWREVLFGGINPQVNFGGNVERFIAVRKQWDAYISSDGSALPIGWVVNN, from the exons atGGCTTATaatcaaaacttttataacaatttgcaagaaaataattttacattccaACGTCATTACCCAATGTCTTTCCCAATACCTCCTCCACCAGCATTTTACCCCTGTAATGCCCAAATTTCTCAAATATCAGATCAAGATTTTCTCAAAACTTttgaaaaaaacttaaatgaaaGCTTACCTAAAGTTAAGCCAAATATCACTattaccaaattaaaatcaaaactaaTGAGTCTTTTAACAAGCCATAGAGAATTAACTGAGCAATATgagaaattatcaaaaaatattgataacttCACAAATATTGAGTGGACATCTGTTATGAGTGATGTGGCTTGTAAGAAAGAagagataaaaaaaagaatagaaGAATTTAATGGCTCATATATGGAAGAAGCTAGAAAATATCTAGCAAAAAGAACAGCGAAGAGGCAACGTcttaaaagattaaataataaaagaaaacaacaaaaattagAGTGGTTCAAAGAAATGAAAGAAAAGTCCAGTAAAATTGATGAGAACCTGCagaaaattaaagattataatCTCAAAGAAAagaag aaagaaGAGGCCAAATTAAATGCAGACCTGATTCTTAGAGATGTTCAGAGGAAAAAGAATGATGCaaagaaatgtataaataagttaGAAGCTTTGTTAAAATTGCGTCAAGCAAGACAAAACACAGCTAAAGGCATGGGTCACAACATTTCAGAAGCAGATACTATTGTGTTTGAAAAGAATATTG AAAAACTAAAGTCATTATGGACTCAAAGACTAGatatctataataaagaagaaatCACTCTTCAAAGCCAACTTACATCTACAAAAGATGAACCATTAAATGAAACTGCAAAGAATATTGACAATATCTTAGATGAGTGGAGAGAGGTTCTCTTTGGAGGAATCAACCCACAAGTTAATTTTGGGGGAAATGTTGAAAGATTTATTGCTGTACG GAAACAATGGGATGCATACATAAGTAGTGATGGAAGTGCATTACCTATTGGTTGGGTTGTCAACAATTGA
- the LOC111001024 gene encoding tubulin-specific chaperone A, with protein MADPRIRQIKIKTGVVKRIAKEKVAYEKEAEQQKNKIQKIKDEGQDEHNIRKQEEVLQESLMMVPDCQRRLVKAFADLQTTLESEADLNENEDYITAQQVLKDAEAQLPEPV; from the exons ATGGCGGATCCTCGCATtaggcaaataaaaataaaaacaggcGTTGTGAAACGCATTGCTAAAGAAAAGGTAGCATACGAAAAAGAAGCGGAACagcaaaagaataaaatacaaaaaataaaagacgaGGGCCAAGACGAACATAACATTAGGAAGCAAGAGGAAGTCTTGCAGGAGTCTCTTATGATGGTCCCAGACTGTCAGAGAcg acTAGTAAAAGCTTTTGCTGATTTACAAACAACATTAGAATCAGAGGCAGATCTGAATGAAAACGAAGACTATATTACTGCTCAGCAGGTTTTAAAAGACGCTGAGGCGCAACTGCCTGAAccagtttaa
- the LOC111001007 gene encoding myogenesis-regulating glycosidase, with amino-acid sequence MIARNNKLIPTHVNRSYLNKTKMKWLVLLAGLSLALGAAPRTSVLRDFTVEDSDDGGKIFVAKLNSATKEDFVGHIGRQVSGDDDDVSFDVTSEYHEDVNGYKMSISWDGPSDKVFEDCFEFGSSQWFGGPEQKEQYWPIQKSKLEKYSIISKELDNSAVSERYWLNSNGIYIYVHPEAPLFVDYHNILDNHICLIANVADPYSTRRTHNVLKYDIWFFSDAKVAHQHAVDTYLGKPSGIPDYRMIQYPIWSTWARYSREIDQENLWTFANEIKDSGFPNAQFEIDDLWEICYGSLTVDEKKLPNLKQLVQDIKGLGFRVAIWVHPFINKDCEPWYSEALGKGYLVLNEEGSPDSSWWNNNGSIPGYIDFTNPEASAWYTSRIQELIDTYDIDTLKFDAGESSWSPQIPVQNGDIDLHPGHIVQSYVRAVAQFGSMIEIRSGMRTQDLPVFVRMVDKDTYWGFNNGLQTMIPTLLAMNLNGYTLVLPDMIGGNGYNEKPSKELFVRWLQVNVFMPTLQYSFVPWDHDDEAVEICRKYTQIHADYADEIVAAMEASVKVGTPVNPPIWWLDPTDEQALAVWDEFLLGERILAAPVVEEGAVSRDIYLPRGTWKDGNTGDIYTGPTTLTAYPAPLDILPYFILEE; translated from the exons ATGATAgcgagaaataataaattgatccCTACACATGTGAATAGATCATATCTTAACAAAACCAAAATGAAGTGGCTTGTCTTGTTGGCAG GTCTTTCATTAGCACTGGGTGCTGCCCCCAGAACATCGGTCTTGCGAGATTTCACAGTTGAAGATAGCGATGACGGTGGCAAAATTTTTGTCGCGAAACTAAATAGcg CCACGAAAGAAGATTTTGTTGGGCACATTGGACGCCAAGTTTCcggtgatgatgatgatgtttcTTTTGATGTGACGTCAGAGTATCACGAAGATGTGAATGGTTACAAGATGTCCATTTCCTGGGATGGACCGAGTGACAAAGTCTTTGAAGATTGCTTTGAATTTG GATCTTCACAATGGTTCGGTGGACCAGAACAAAAAGAGCAATATTGGCcaatacaaaaatctaaactagAAAAATACTCCATAATTTCAAAAGAATTAGATAACTCCGCGGTATCAGAGAGATATTGGCTGAATTCTaatggtatatatatttatgtccaCCCCGAAGCCCCATTGTTTGTCGACTATCATAACATCTTGGACAACCACATATGTTTAATCGCTAACGTAGCTGACCCCTACTCAACAAGGAGAACACACAACGTCCTTAAGTACGATATATGGTTCTTTTCGGACGCCAAAGTGGCCCACCAACATGCTGTTGACACTTATCTGGGAAAGCCTTCAGGCATCCCAGACTATAGAATGATTCAGTACCCAATCTGGTCTACTTGGGCAAGGTATTCCAGGGAGATCGATCAAGAAAACCTATGGACTTTCGCCAATGAGATCAAGGATAGTGGCTTCCCAAATGCCCAGTTTGAGATTGACGATTTGTGGGAGATTTGCTATGGCTCTCTTACTGTCGATGAGAAAAAGTTGCCGAATTTGAAACAGTTGGTACAAGATATTAAAGGACTTGGATTTAGAGTTGCAATCTGGGTTCATCCGTTTATCAACAAGGATTGTGAGCCTTGGTACTCTGAAGCTTTAGGAAAAGG CTACTTGGTTCTCAATGAAGAAGGTAGTCCTGACTCCTCATGGTGGAACAACAATGGATCCATTCCTGGTTACATCGACTTTACAAATCCTGAAGCATCTGCATGGTACACATCTAGAATCCAAGAACTTATCGACACCTATGACATTGACACTTTGAAATTCGATGCCGGAGAATCGAGCTGGTCTCCACag ATCCCAGTCCAAAATGGCGACATTGATCTTCACCCAGGTCACATCGTTCAATCCTATGTGCGGGCTGTGGCACAGTTTGGATCTATGATCGAAATTAGGTCCGGAATGAG AACCCAGGATCTACCGGTATTCGTTCGTATGGTTGACAAAGACACGTACTGGGGCTTTAACAACGGCCTCCAGACCATGATACCGACCCTCTTAGCCATGAACTTGAATGGCTACACCCTGGTTCTGCCAGATATGATTGGAGGCAACGGTTACAATGAGAAACCAAGCAAGGAACTGTTCGTGAGGTGGCTCCAAGTCAACGTGTTCATGCCGACTTTACAATACTCCTTTGTGCCTTGGGATCACGATGAcgag GCTGTGGAAATTTGCCGTAAATACACTCAAATTCACGCTGATTATGCTGATGAGATCGTCGCAGCCATGGAAGCCTCCGTGAAGGTCGGCACTCCCGTCAACCCTCCCATTTGGTGGTTGGACCCTACTGATGAACAGGCTCTTGCAGTGTGGGACG AGTTCCTTCTCGGTGAGCGGATACTAGCTGCCCCAGTTGTCGAAGAAGGCGCCGTGTCACGTGACATTTATCTCCCACGGGGTACATGGAAAGATGGCAACACTGGTGACATCTACACTGGACCCACGACGCTGACAGCCTACCCAGCGCCATTGGATATCCTTCCTTACTTCATCTTagaagaataa
- the LOC111001005 gene encoding myogenesis-regulating glycosidase: MAGLTLLFGVLAVCALGQAETIEVRHGVVELTLEPQITGGFLLALTEGSDRKVLGQIGRTQYSVYTSEEIEGGVLIRIGSANLTVRTFYDDVTDARGIKIKWDTKEQLRFEDCYDFGDKHWYGGPMQETQIYPIQNANHTYAAYVTREADNANIVERYWLNSAGEYIYVHPQVPLFVDYNQLNPNHICFGAQIAEPYSSKRNHTELSYDIWFLPDVKAAHKHAVANYLGKPSDLPDYRMVQHPIWSTWAQYSYDVSGQDVMDFAQEIRAYGFNDSQLEIDDLWETCYGSLEVDTNKFMNLTHLVEEVKALGFRVTIWLHPFINSNCEPWYSEALENGYLVLNEDGSPIASWWNTNGTNPGHIDFTNPQAANWWSERVRNLLETYGFDSAKFDAGQSSYTPQIPVQNGDIDLHPHHIVQAFVRTCAEFGDMVEVRAGFMTQDLPIFVRMVDRDSIWGINNGLPTLITTTLQMNLNGYPFVLPDMIGGNGFNLNHEQADVPSKELFIRWVQANTFLPVMQYSYVPWNFDNETIEISKKYTDLHAAYADEIYAAMGEAVEHGSPVNPPLWWIAPSDPEALVIWDEYLLGEEILVAPVLEEGRTSRNIYLPEGIWYEEGDINRSHVGPIWLQNHPAPLNYLPYFVKDNKSEPNSAITLSFSFSLIVLLLAVNLA, translated from the exons ATGGCAGGTCTGACTCTACTCTTCG GAGTCCTAGCCGTTTGTGCGTTGGGACAAGCCGAGACCATAGAAGTACGACATGGAGTCGTCGAGCTCACCTTGGAACCGCAAATCACTGGAGGTTTCTTACTGGCATTGACGGAAG GGAGTGATAGAAAAGTTTTGGGCCAGATTGGACGTACTCAATACTCTGTTTATACGTCTGAGGAGATAGAGGGAGGAGTTCTTATTCGAATTGGATCTGCTAACCTTACCGTTCGAACCTTTTACGATGATGTAACGGATGCAAGAGGCATTAAAATCAAGTGGGATACTAAGGAACAACTCCGTTTTGAAGATTGCTATGATTTTG gtGACAAGCATTGGTATGGGGGGCCCATGCAGGAGACTCAAATATATCCCATACAGAATGCCAATCATACATATGCGGCTTACGTTACTCGAGAAGCTGATAACGCCAACATAGTCGAAAGATACTGGCTCAACTCTGCTGGAGAGTACATCTACGTACACCCACAAGTACCACTATTTGTAGACTACAACCAACTCAATCCAAATCACATATGCTTTGGCGCTCAAATAGCTGAACCTTACTCTTCTAAAAGAAATCATACTGAGCTATCTTACGACATCTGGTTTCTACCTGATGTTAAAGCAGCACACAAGCATGCTGTAGCAAATTATCTTGGAAAACCGTCAGACTTACCGGATTACCGAATGGTCCAGCATCCTATTTGGTCGACGTGGGCTCAGTATTCTTATGACGTGTCTGGACAAGATGTCATGGATTTCGCTCAAGAGATAAGGGCATACGGTTTTAATGATTCGCAACTAGAAATCGACGATCTCTGGGAGACATGCTACGGATCTCTTGAAGTGGATACAAATAAGTTTATGAACTTAACTCATTTGGTTGAGGAAGTTAAGGCGCTCGGATTTCGTGTAACCATTTGGTTGCATCCGTTTATAAACAGTAACTGTGAGCCTTGGTACAGTGAAGCTTTGGAAAATGg ctATCTTGTATTGAATGAGGATGGCAGTCCAATAGCCTCATGGTGGAATACAAATGGAACAAATCCAGGACACATTGATTTTACAAATCCCCAAGCAGCTAATTGGTGGTCTGAAAGAGTAAGGAATCTATTAGAAACCTATGGATTTGATAGCGCCAAGTTTGACGCTGGACAGAGTAGCTATACGCCTCAG ATACCGGTGCAAAACGGTGACATAGATTTGCACCCACACCACATAGTACAGGCATTTGTAAGGACATGTGCCGAATTTGGAGATATGGTGGAAGTTAGAGCAGGATTTAT GACTCAAGATCTCCCAATATTCGTGCGCATGGTAGACAGGGACTCTATCTGGGGGATTAACAACGGTCTTCCAACCCTCATCACCACAACTCTCCAAATGAACCTGAATGGTTATCCGTTCGTTTTGCCTGATATGATTGGTGGAAACGGATTCAATCTCAACCATGAACAGGCAGATGTGCCGTCAAAAGAGCTCTTTATACGATGGGTGCAGGCTAATACGTTCCTACCAGTAATGCAGTACTCTTATGTACCATGGAATTTCGACAACGAG ACTATAGAAATCAGCAAGAAATATACTGACCTTCATGCCGCTTACGCCGATGAAATCTACGCAGCAATGGGAGAAGCTGTGGAACACGGAAGTCCAGTGAACCCGCCCCTCTGGTGGATCGCACCTAGCGACCCGGAGGCACTCGTTATATGGGATG AATACCTACTCGGTGAAGAAATCCTTGTAGCCCCAGTTCTTGAGGAAGGTAGGACATCCCGTAATATATACCTTCCGGAGGGCATCTGGTACGAGGAAGGGGATATCAATAGATCTCACGTGGGGCCAATATGGCTGCAAAATCACCCAGCACCCCTAAACTATCTGCCTTACTTtgttaaagataataaaagtgAACCTAATTCAGCTATCACgttaagttttagtttttcattaatCGTTTTGTTATTAGCAGTTAATTTGGCTTAA
- the LOC111001028 gene encoding myogenesis-regulating glycosidase-like produces the protein MDYSLLVVTLLTACSALDIKLVDKPDVKVRLEDNFHTGLNIILVRRGNRQVLSVIGRHTGVINETSVDGDVVIQYNNDTSVTISPKEVANGHVITFRWKSSKSQRLEDCINIGSHHWYGGPEQKRQYWPIERLLLQDYSYVSKEADNCAVAEPYWLSSDGIFYYFDKKAPLFVDQNNINKQAACFYSHIKPPYSDKREVNELVYALGIFENPRTAHEYAVQRYLKHPSGIPDERMLTYPVWSTWARYKRGINHDTVMKFASEIKDNGFPNSHIEIDDLWEVCYGSQTVDVRRFPDMKNTVDSLKNMGFRVTIWTHPFINKNCEPWYTEAVNKGYLVSSEYGSVETSWWNDNATSTAYIDFTNPEARVWYTERLKTLQTEYGIDSFKFDGGESGWAPQIPVLKGDINDQPGVITADYLRTVAQFGPMVEVRSGYRTQDLPVFIRMIDKDSYWTFENGLPTVITTLLQLNMNGYPLVLPDMIGGNGYNEPPSKELFIRWLQATTFMPSLQFSYVPWDFDDETVQISRKFVKLHEEFAPKIIEACQKASQDGSPVNPPIWWIEPNNSETYDIADQYLLGESILVAPVIEHGARQRDVYLPKGSWQAQGDPSKVLEGGDWIRGYSAPLDVLPYFIKV, from the exons ATGGATTACTCGTTGTTGG tGGTAACTCTGCTAACTGCGTGTTCAGCGTTGGACATTAAACTAGTGGACAAACCTGACGTAAAAGTGCGACTCGAAGATAATTTTCACACGGGTCTGAACATAATACTAGTCCGAA GGGGCAACCGGCAGGTATTATCCGTAATAGGCCGCCATACTGGGGTTATCAACGAAACGTCTGTAGATGGGGATGTGGTTATTCAGTATAATAATGATACAAGTGTAACAATCAGTCCTAAGGAAGTGGCTAATGGACATGTCATTACATTCAGATGGAAGTCTTCTAAAAGTCAACGATTAGAGGattgtattaatatag GGAGTCACCACTGGTACGGAGGTCCAGAGCAGAAACGACAGTACTGGCCTATAGAACGTCTGCTTCTCCAAGATTATTCCTACGTCAGCAAAGAGGCTGACAATTGCGCTGTCGCCGAACCATACTGGCTTAGCTCTGATGGAATATTCTACTACTTTGACAAGAAAGCTCCCCTATTCGTAGAccagaataatattaataaacaagcCGCATGTTTTTACTCACACATCAAACCACCATACTCTGATAAAAGAGAAGTTAATGAGTTAGTATATGCCTTGGGTATATTTGAAAATCCTCGCACTGCACACGAATATGCAGTTCAGAGGTACTTAAAGCATCCAAGTGGCATACCTGATGAAAGAATGCTGACATATCCAGTTTGGTCCACTTGGGCTCGATATAAGAGGGGCATCAACCATGACACAGTTATGAAGTTTGCAAGTGAAATAAAAGATAACGGATTCCCGAATAGTCATATAGAAATTGATGACCTGTGGGAAGTATGCTACGGTTCACAGACTGTCGATGTAAGGAGATTCCCTGATATGAAGAATACGGTAGACAGCTTGAAGAATATGGGATTTCGAGTGACCATTTGGACTCATCCATTTATCAATAAGAATTGTGAGCCTTGGTATACGGAAGCTGTAAACAAAGG GTATCTGGTTTCATCTGAATACGGTTCAGTAGAGACGAGTTGGTGGAATGATAACGCCACAAGCACTGCTTATATTGACTTCACCAATCCTGAAGCACGTGTTTGGTACACGGAGAGACTAAAGACTCTTCAGACTGAATATGGAATTGACAGCTTCAAGTTTGATGGCGGGGAAAGTGGTTGGGCACCACAA ATTCCAGTATTAAAAGGCGACATCAATGACCAGCCTGGCGTGATTACAGCTGACTACTTGCGGACAGTCGCACAGTTCGGTCCCATGGTAGAAGTCAGGTCTGGTTATAG AACTCAAGACCTACCCGTATTCATCCGAATGATAGACAAGGACAGTTACTGGACATTTGAAAATGGTCTACCAACGGTCATCACTACTCTCCTTCAGCTTAATATGAATGGATACCCATTGGTGTTGCCAGATATGATCGGTGGAAACGGATATAATGAACCTCCATCAAAGGAACTCTTTATACGATGGTTACAAGCGACAACGTTTATGCCTAGTCTGCAGTTCTCTTATGTTCCGTGGGATTTTGACGATGAG ACCGTACAAATAAGTCGGAAGTTTGTAAAACTCCATGAAGAATTCGCACCAAAGATAATAGAAGCATGTCAGAAAGCATCGCAAGACGGGTCACCAGTAAACCCTCCCATATGGTGGATTGAACCTAATAATAGTGAGACTTACGATATTGCGGACC AATATTTACTTGGTGAATCAATATTAGTAGCACCTGTAATAGAACATGGCGCAAGGCAACGTGACGTATACCTACCGAAGGGTTCGTGGCAGGCGCAAGGGGATCCTTCTAAGGTTTTGGAGGGCGGTGATTGGATACGAGGATATTCGGCACCATTGGACGTtttaccatattttattaaggtttaa